The sequence below is a genomic window from Escherichia marmotae.
TGTGTGCTGGCAGCACAAGCGGGTGCTAAAGTTCATGTGATTGATGTGGGGATAGATACTGCAGAGCCAATCCCCGGACTTATCAACATGCGTGTCGCCCGAGGTAGTGGCAACATCGCCTCAGGCCCGGCAATGAGCCGCTGCCAGGCTGAAGAGTTGCTTCTGGAAACCATCCGTTATACGCGTGAACTGGCGAAAAATGGCGTAACGCTGTTTGGTGTGGGCGAACTGGGGATGGCAAACACGACTCCGGCAGCGGCGATAGTTAGCGCTATGACGGGACATGATCCTGAAGTTGTGGTGGGTATTGGTGCAAACCTGCCAACAGATAAACTGGCTAATAAAGTGAATGTTGTCCGTCGGGCAATTACGTTGAATCAACCGAATCCACTGGATGGTGTTGATGTACTGGCAAAAGTCGGTGGGTTTGATTTGGTCGGAATGGCTGGCGTGATGTTAGGTGCCGCCTCCTGTGGTTTACCTGTATTGCTGGATGGATTTCTATCTTATGCCGCCGCGCTTGCGGCCTGCCAGATGTCACCCGCTATTAAACCTTATCTTATTCCTTCTCACTTATCGGCAGAAAAAGGGGCGCGTATTGCGCTGGCGCATTTGGGAATGGAGCCTTATCTCAATATGGAAATGCGCTTAGGTGAGGGGAGTGGCGCGGCACTGGCGATGCCCATCGTTGAAGCAGCTTGTGCGATATACAGCAGCATGGGCGAACTTGCTGCCAGTAATATTGTTCTACCCGGAAATACAACTTCTGGATTGAACAGCTAAAAACGGAAAGCCTGACAAAAGCTATACTTATTGGATAACTTTCGCGACTTAGGAAAGGGATATGATGCGTCGTGTAAATATTCTTTGTTCATTTGTTCTGCTTTTTGCCAGCCATCATAGTCTGGCGGTAACTTATCCACTACCTCCAGAGGGTAGCCGTTTAGTGGGGCAGTCTCTTACGGTTACGGTTCCCGATCGCAATATCCAGCCGCTTGAAACTTTTGCTGCGCAGTACGGGCAAGGGCTGAGTAATATGTTGGAAGCGAATCCAGGCGTTGACGTTTTCTTGCCGAAGTCTGGCTCGCAACTCACCATTCCGCAGCAACTGATTTTGCCCGACACTATACGTAAAGGGATAGTCGTTAACGTTGCTGAGATGCGTCTTTATTACTATCCGCCAGACAGTAATACTGTAGAAGTTTTTCCTATCGGGATCGGTCAGGCCGGGCGTGAAACCCCGCGTAA
It includes:
- the cobT gene encoding nicotinate-nucleotide--dimethylbenzimidazole phosphoribosyltransferase; amino-acid sequence: MQTLVDLLNTIPAIDSAAMSRVQRYIDGLLKPVGSLGRLESLAIQLAGMPGLNGTPHVGKKAVLVMCADHGVWDEGVAISPKAVTAIQAENMTRGTTGVCVLAAQAGAKVHVIDVGIDTAEPIPGLINMRVARGSGNIASGPAMSRCQAEELLLETIRYTRELAKNGVTLFGVGELGMANTTPAAAIVSAMTGHDPEVVVGIGANLPTDKLANKVNVVRRAITLNQPNPLDGVDVLAKVGGFDLVGMAGVMLGAASCGLPVLLDGFLSYAAALAACQMSPAIKPYLIPSHLSAEKGARIALAHLGMEPYLNMEMRLGEGSGAALAMPIVEAACAIYSSMGELAASNIVLPGNTTSGLNS